The nucleotide window GCCCCAGGTCTTCCCTTGGTCATCGACGTCCATCCGCCGCGATTCCATCTTCTGACCGACGGGGTGCGCGGCCCCGTCGCTGTGGCCCGACCGCGCCGCATCGGCGCCGCGCCTGGCGCTTGACTTCACCTGAAGTGGCCATAGGATGAGGCGAGTGACATTCTCTATCCCGTTGCGCGCGACCTCGGTACCGACGCGTGCGCTGGAGGCCATCACCGGCCGGCCCAGCCGGTCAATCAACGGCCGGAGCGTAGTCGAGCCGGGCGAGCGTCTGCGCAGCCCGGGCAATCCGCTGCTGCCCGGACTTGGCTTCTGCGACCCGCACGCCCGGATAGCGCCGGACGGCCGCATCCTGGTCTACGCCACCCACGACTTCGCTCCGAAAAACCCGGACTACGAGATGCACGACTGGTGGATCTGGTCCACCCGCGACCTCGCGGAATGGACGTTTGAGGGAGCGCTCCGGCCCGAGGAGACCGCCATCGGCAGAGCCATGCACTCGTGCTGGGCAACCGACGCGCTGCTGGCCGAAGGCCAATGCTGGTGGTATCTGTCAGACGGCCCGGACCGCATCCGGGTGCTGCACGGCGCCGGTCCCACCGGGCCGTGGCGCGACGGCGGAGAAAGACCGCTGGTGGACGAAGGTCTGGTGTCGTCCGGCGCTCGCGACCCGCACGTCTTCACCGATGACGACGGTTCGGAGTGGCTGGTGTTCGGAACCTGGGACTTCTACCTCGCCCGCCTGGCCCGAGACCGCGTCTCTTTCGCCGCGCCGCCGCAGCGCATCACAATCCGCAACCCGCAGGGACCATACGGCCCGGGCCGGACCGATGACAAGCCGTCGCTGCATCGGCACGGCGCGTGTTATCACCTGACCTGGGGTTGCTTCGCGGCCCTGTCGCGCAGGCTTGCCGGCCCCTATGACTCCGACGGCAGCTTCTTCGACCGGGAACTCTCGGAGCAGCCGTTTGCCGGCTCCGAGCAGTTCTTCATGGACCGGCACGGTTCGTTCTTCGTCCATGATGGCCGCTGGTACTTCATCGGCAATGACTTCAGCCGCCCGGGCGCTACGCCGCACTTTCGCGACAGCGTCATCGTGCCGATCGAGTATCGCCCCGAAGGCCGTATCGCGCCTGCCCGGGTCGCCCGCAACTGGCGCTGACGACGACAAAGCGGCCAAGGCCGCTTGTCTATCTGGCTTGCGCCTGGAACTTCCTGCGATCCTGCTTGCAGAGGAGCTGGATGACCTGCCGGCCGGTGAGCGCGGCCAAAACCGTGCCGGTGAACGGCGCGGTCCACTGACCTGCCATCCAGAGCCCCGCGAGTCCCGGCAGCTTCCGCAGCGGGTTGTCACGCATGTTCTCCGGCGTGATGTACCAGCCGTCGGGCGAGCCCTGCCAGTTGCCGGTGTAGCGGACATAGGTGTGCGGGGTCGCCACGTCGATAACCTCGACCTGCTGCTTGAACCCTGGCCAGCGCTTGTCGAGTATGGCGATGGTCGCGTCGGCGATGCGCTGCTTCTCCGCCTCGTACCGCGGCCGGTCTGCGGCGAGTCTCTCCCACCAGCCATGGTCGCTCGCGTACCAGACCTCGACCGCAGACTTGCCCGCAGGCGCCATGGTCGGGTCGAATGAGTGGTGGATGACCGAAAGCCACGCTTGTTCTTTGCCTGCCACCGTAATCGGTTCATCGAGCCGGAAGCAGACGCGCGCGGGCTCTTTGGTCATGTCTCGCGCCACGCCCAGGCAGACCTGCACGACCGGCAGGACCGGGGTCCATCTATCGTACGTCGCGCGGATTCGTCCATCGATGTATCGCCCGCCGAGCAGGTCGAAGATGAGCGTGTGGCCGTCTCCGGCCCAGATGGTCTCGTCGGCCCGCAGCTCGCTGCCGTCAGCGAGTTTCACGCCGGCAACCCGGTCGTTCTCAACCAGCACACCCGTGACCCGCGTCTTGAGCCGCAGTTCGCCGCCCAGCTTCTTGAACCGCTCGGCAATCGTGAGCGCCACCTGCTGCGACCCGCCGATCGGCACGCCCGCCTCCGAGACCCCGCTCTTGAGGAAACCGGCGAGCCCGACCATCGGGAAACGATGCATCGGCCAGCCCGGTCCGTCAATGAACATCCGCACGGCCTCGCGCAGGAACGGATCAGTGAACTTCGCGGCGAACTCCTGTACGGTCTGCTTCCCGTAGCGGCGGAACGTCCCGAGCAAGGGGAGTATCTTCAGGAACATGCCTGCCCCGGTCAGCGGGCCGATGAGCTCCGGGGCGTCGAGCGACGCCGCGCCCATCATTCCCGGCCCTCCGACCAGTCGCGCGAACTCACGGGAGAGCTCGGCATCGGCCGGTGAGTGCGCGACCATCTGCTCTTCCAGAAGCGCCGGGTCGGTGCTGTATGACAGCTTCTTGTCGCCGCTCTCGACCGTGCACATCTCGTCGTGGTAGTGGAACCGGCGGTTCTCCATCACGCCCAGCTCCTGCCACATTCGGTAGAACGGACCGGACTTCGAGCCGGTCAGCATGTGCATGCTGATGTCGAACTTGTATCCCTTGCGCGTCCACGCAGTGCAGAGCCCGCCCGGGATGTTGTGCATTTCGAGGATCGTGGCCTTGTACCCGTTCATCCGGGCGTAGCAGCCGGCAGAAAGCCCGGCCATCCCGGCCCCGACGATGACTACGGGTCTCTCCGACATGGTACTCCTCTCAGAAACTTGCGGACGTCGCTCTGACGGGCTGCCAGCATAGCCGACGCCGGGCCCGAATCAAGCGCCGGAAGAACAGGATATGGCCGAGGCCGGTGCCGGCTGGAGACGTAGTGTCAAGCCCACGACCGCCTAGTGGAACAGCGCGAAGCCGTACACCTCGTCCACGTCCGAGCCGCCTTCGAGCACCCGGTACCCGACGGCCGCATCGCTCCGTCGCGGCTCGCCAGTTCCTGGCGGTGACCACTGCGCTGCCGCAGCCTCGAACTACTGCTTGACCAGCCGGGACAACAGCAAGAGGCGTCCTTCCGCGGTCAGTCGGAGCGTGTACACGCCGCCCGACAGACAGGACAGATTGAACCCGGCGCGGTCGCGGGCAGAGACAACCCGCCGACCCGCCGCGTCAAAGATGTCAACCTGGAAGCTCCGCGGAAGGTGCCCTTGAAGTTCCACGAATGTGAAAGCGGGGTTCGGGGCCACTCGAACGCCTAGGCTGGCAGCGCTGCCGAACCGGCAGTCCACGCCGGCGCTGGAGCTGAAGCACGGAATCCGGGATGAGAACTTGCACTCGCCTACCCAGAGCCTGCCGCCGATGGCCAGCAAGGAGGCCGGCCAGAACAGCCGGTCGATGCCGATGGCCGGGCGGTAGCCTGTCCGGTCCTCCTGTCCCAGTGTGATGACCGACGCGGTGTCCCCTGCCTGGTTGACGTCGCCCCAGAGGAAGACAGCGCTGCCGCAGGTGTTCGCTATCGCCAGCGCTCCGTCGAACGTGATGGCGCTGCGGGGCAGGTTCAGTTGCAGACCCGGGCCGGACGTGACGGTCTTGAAAGGCACCAACTCGCCGCGCCTGATGTCCTCAACGCGGTAGACGTGGACTTCGGGAGCCGGATTGGATTTGACCGCGATGAGATACTCGCCGTCGCTGTGCAGGTGGCCGTACTCGACGCCGGGGCTGTCAATCGTGTATAGCGGGTCGGCGGACAGGGACGCCGGGATACCGACCCAGATGTAGAGCCTGCCGTTCTTGTCGGCAAGGTAGAGGAAACTTGAGTCGAGCGCGACGCCCTGCAGGTCGCTGAACATGGCGCTGCCGATGCTGTCGTTGAAGATGCGCGACGGCGGCTGGTCAAGCCGGCCGGCATCCAGCCACACCGAGACCTGACGCCGCGCGGCCATCGCGAAGCGGTTCGCGTACAGCGCGTTGTCCCAGACCTGCAGGTTGTTCGGTTGCAGCGATATGCGCTGGTCCGGGTGTATGCCGGACGAGGTCGGGATCGTGTTCCATATGCAGATTGTCCGATCGAAGTCCGACGTGGCAATCAGCCTCGTTCCGTCCGAGGCCAGCACCGGGTTCTGCACATACCCGATCGAATCGAGCGTATTGGCGTAGATACTGCTCGCACCCAGGGCCCAGTCCGGCAGTGTGGCCGGGCCGGCCGGCATGCTGTCGAACACCAGCAGGTCGTTCCCGTTGTAGTTGGTCACGTAGAGCCGGCCCTTGATGACAAGCACGTCGGGGCCGTCGCCATTCTTGTACATTGACGGGGTCAGCACGATGTCCGGGTCCTGGCCGGAGCCGGTCGGCATCGCATTCCAGACGTAGATGGAATTGATCCCGCCGGCCACCAGTCCGCCCGTCGCCGTCTTCACGCCCTTGACCCACTCGTCCCGGTAGAAGTCGTACGGCTGGTCCAGCGTATCCGGGTACGAGTTCCAGAAGAACGTGCCTGGTCGGTTGTTCACGCGGGCGTTGTGGTCGCCCACGAAGAAATAGGTCTCGCCATCGGTAGAGATGTTGCGCGGGGTGCCGAACTCGGTCAACACGATCGTGTAGTCGGGCAGCTGGTTGTCGACCACCGGGAACGAATTCCAGAAGAGCAGCGCCGACCCCTGGGTCGCGACCGCGGCCAGCCTGCTGCCGTCGGTCCACACGCCCCAGGGCCAGGCATACGGCATCGACCCGCGTGGCGGGATTGAGGGCAGGTCGATGGCGACGTCTGCCGGCTGTCCACTCGCGGTCGGGAAGGAATCCCACAACAGGATTCGGTCGTTGTCCGTGTCGGCGATCGCCAGGCGCCCGTTCTCGCCGACCGACGCGTTGCCGGCCCAGTTGAGCTGGTGCTTGCCCGTGCCCGGATTGTTTGAGATGAAGTCCGGCTGCCCGAGCACAATGTCGGGCGGAGCGTTCCAGAACAAAGGCGGCTGGTTCCAGACCAAGACTCGGTTATTGAACCGATCACATACCAGCAGGCGAGTGCCGTCGGTCGCGATTCCGGACGGATGGTTGTAGAAGAAGGGTCCGCCGGTGTTGTTGAAGTCGACGCCCGAGAGCATCAGGCTGGCGTCCTGGCCGGTCTCGAACCACGCGGCGGCCGTTCCGCTCAGCAATGCGAGCAAGACAACGCAGACGGGCTTGGCAACGCTCACGACCACGATTCTAGCTGCCGGAAGCGCCCTCAGTCAAGGCGGAAAAGAGGGGCGGCTTGCGCCGCCCCTTGCATCTCAGGCTTGGGACACGATCCAAAACCTCGGAGGTTTCGGTCATGTCCCGCGCGTGCTGTTTCAGCACGTAGGTGTTGTGCCTCTTCCGGCCACGGGTCTGCTCGCCGCCGTGCCGCGATGGCAGGCCAGGTGCTTCACCATTATGAGGCAGAGATTGCCCGATCCCCACAGGTCATTCTCCTCGAGTGGCTGGAAACCCATGTGCTCGTAGAACCCGCGGGTGTGCTCGTATTCGGCGCAGGGCCGCGAAGGGTCGAGTGTCTTGACCTCGAAGAGCTCGTACCCGCGTTCGACAATAAGCTTCTCGGCAAGTTCAACCAGCGCGCGGCCGATTCCCTTGGCGTGGAATTCGGGCCGCAGAGCCATGCAGTGGATTTCGGCCGTGACCGGGGTGCGTCGATCCAGAGTGATGAAGCCGACGACCTGACCGAACTTGTCGGCGACGTACGTTTCCATTGTCTCAGCCGATTTCGCGTATTCGACAATCGCCTCCTCGATGCCGAACCACCCCGGCAGCGACCGCATGACCTGCTCGCACGCGTGCCCTTCTCCTATCGCCATCCTGCGAATCAGCACCGCGCTGTCCATCTTGACTTGCCATGATAGCGCTGGTTCGCGCGTCGTCAAGCTACCGAAAGCGATGGTGGCGGCCGAAGCCGCCCCTCCTGCTGGTTTGGACTCGCGCTAGTTCAGCACGTAGATTTCGTGCTTCTCGCTGATAGGGGCTGACGTCAGGTATAGTGAATGGTTCGCCGCCGAACAAACGCCACGGGTCAGAGCCGCAGGATCACGCCCGCGACCGCGTAGTGGAACAACGCGAAGCCATAGATCTCATCCGCGTCCGTGCCGCCTTCGAGGAGCCGGTACCCGACGCGCGCGACTACCCGCTCACCGAAGTTGACCCTCAGGGCCGCCGTCACGTCCTCAGCCCGTCCCTGGGGCACGCCGAGCGCATCACCGTCCAGCACCAGCCCGAACCTGTCGCTGAGTGACCAGTTGGCGCGGAAGCTGATAATCGGTACGAACCCGGTGTTCTTCTTGCTTGCCCAGGGCAACCGCACCCACATGTAGCTGAGGCGGATTTCCGCGTCCCTGATCTTCGCGGTCAGCCCCAGGTCCAGACTGAACCGATGAGTGCGTACAAATCCGTACCGGTATGTGAGTCGGTAGGAGTCAAACCGATATGGCGCCTTCATGTCGTCGCCATGGGCCTGGAAAAGCGTGCCAGCGAAGAACACGTCCCGGTCCAACGTCCCGCGGGACTCGACCCGCAACGGTGCAACCATGACGCTGACCCAGTGCCGGTCACCAAAGGTCTTGCTCACCCTCACCCGATAGGCGAACGCGGTCTGCGCCTTGAGGTCCCTGGTCAGCGAGAAGAGCGTCCCGGTGTTGCCGGGAATCCGCACATCGTTGTAGCCGCTGAACACCGGCCCGGCCTCGACGTCCACGTACCAGTCGGCAACCGCCGGCGCGACGAACGCCAGCACCAACAGACAGGATAGTCTTTTCAACATCTCCCTCCTCATTGCTTCAACAGTTTGCCTCACTTGCCGGCCAAGTCAACCGGCCGACGATGACGTGGGGCTGCCCATTTGACACGCCGCCCACCCTTGGCGCGGGTTTCTTGTCCCTGGTTCGCGGTCTGCAGTCGCGGGTGCACTGCGGTGCCGGCCGCTTGACTTCAGAAACCTTGGGTCTAGAATTCCGCAAAACAGGAGGCAGTGATGCGTCAGAGAATCCTAGTGCTTGCGGCGCTGGCCGCGCTCTGCGCGCCGGCTTTGGCGCGCGTCATTCTCGTACCCGACAGTGCGAGCACGATCCAGGCCGGCATCGGTATGGCGTCGAGCGGCGACACGGTTCTGGTGGCGCCCGGCGTCTATGCCGAGAACGTCTGGTGGTTCGACAAGTCAATCACGCTGGCAAGTCGCTATCTTACAAGCGGAGACCCCAGCTACATCGACTCAACGGTGATTGACGGCAATCGCGCGAGCACCGTTGTCAGCTGCGGGTCGGGCGTGGACACGACCGCGCTCATCTGCGGGTTCACGCTCCGGAACGGCAACGCCGGCAACGGGGGTGGTATACACTGCTCCGGCGGGTCACCGACAATCACCCACAACGTCATCGAGGACAACCTCACCTCGGCGGACGGAGCTGGCATCATGATTGTCGACCTGGCAGCGCCGGTCGTCGAGCACAATGTCATCCGGCGCAACCAGAGCAGCTCCTGGGGCGGCGGCATCTACATCGCAGACGGATCCTCCCCGCGCGTGCGCTGGAACGTCCTCTACGAAAACGGTATCGGCAAGGCCGGCGCGACCGGGCGATTGGATCTGGCGCGTTTCGTGGCCGGCCGGTTGGTTGCGCCGGGCCAGGACGCCGGACCGTTCGCCGAAAACGGAGGAGGGATTCTGGTTACGAACTACCAGGGATTCGTGACCAGTCCCGTGATCCACAACAACACGATTGTGAACAATGTCGCCGCGGGTGTGGGCGGCGGAATCTACTCGAACCGGGCCACGCCCGACATCCGGAACAACATCGTCGTCGCGAACGAAGACTACGGCATCTACTCCGCGGAGAGCACGCTTGTCTGCGACTACAACGACGTCTGGTCCAACGATACCAACTATGGCGGGGCGGCGTCGGCCGGGACCGGCGCGATTGCCGACTGCCCCCTGTTTATCGACTCGCTCGCGCACGACTTTCACCTGGCTGTCGGCTCGCCTTGCATCGACGCCGGTGACCCGAGCCTGCCCCTGGATCCGGACAGCACGCGGGCGGACATGGGCGCGTTCTACGCGCCTCAGACCGGATTGGCGGGCAGTCTGCCGCTCCTGGCACGACGGACGCTTGCGATCCGGCCCAACCCGTTTTCCGGCTCGGCCACGGTCGTCCCCGTGGCCCCGGTCGTCGTCTACGACGCAGCGGGGAGCATCGTCGAGCGAGTGCGTGCGGGAAGCTTGGGAGCAGGGCTTGCGGCTGGCGTCTATTTCGTCCATGCCGAGGGCTTCAGCCGCACTCGGGTTCTGAAGCTGGGCCGCGGGCAGTAGAAGAGAGACGGCTGGCCGAAGACATCGGGCAGGGATCGAGCCCAATCGGCGAACTGACCTGGTCAGAGACGTGGCAATGAGCTTCGTCCTGGCAGTGGGCGCGGATGAATCGAGTTTGTATCATTGGTCCGGCGCGGCTTTTCGGTGTAATTGACTCTGGCGTAGGACGTCAGGCGTCTGGCGTAAGATCGACACCCCCGCCCCGGGGACTGCCCCACGGACAGTATGCAGCACTCAGTAGACAGTAGTCAGGGAGGGAACGGGGAGTGCAGTCTCGCACACAATCTGGCGGGGAGTATGGACCGCTGGGTGCTAGGGAGTCCCGGAGAGCCCTTCGTCCTTGGTCCCGGGAAGAGCCTCCCCGATTCCTCGAGCCATTGCGACCCGAGTAGCTCTGCGGGTTGCCGTTCTCATTGCTCTCGAGACAACTCTGACCTCTGCTCTCCGGATTGACCGGAGAATCCACTCCCTGGTTGTTCTAACCGCTGCTCGGGCGTTAACGGTCCGGGTTTCGGTTGCTGTTCGGATGACTGCGGCCCGGGGCAGGCCGCAGTCCGTGATGGCGCTGGAGAGGCGAGGGGCGGCCGAAGCCGCCCCACTTGATGTTATCGGACTCGTGCTATTTCAGCACGTAGATGTTGTGCTTCTCGCAGACGTCGTGGAGCTGCTTCGGCCACACCGTGACCGTCACTTCCCCGAAGTGCGCCTTGCGCAACAGGAGCATCTGGACCCGGCCCTGGCCGATGCCGCCGCCGATGGACAGCGGGATCTGGTCCTTCATGATCATACTGTGGTAGGGCATGGTGAGCCGGTCGAGCTGGCCCGACAGCTTGAGCTGTTCCTTCAGCGTGTCCTTGGTGACGCGGATGCCCATCGAAGAGAGCTCGTGGCGGCGCTGGGTCAGGTGGTTCCAGACCAGGATGTCGCCGTTCAGGCCGTGCGTGTCTTTGCCCGTCCACTGTGACGTGGGCGTGACCCAGTCATCGTAGTCCGCGGCGCGCATCTCGTGCGGGTACCCGTCCTTCAGGACCCAGCCGATGCCGATGATGAACACGGCCGGCGAGTAGTCCTGCAGGATGCGGGTCTCGCGCTGCTTGCGCGGCAGGTCAGGATACCGCTCGAGGATCTCCTCGGCGTGGATGAAGGGCAGGTCCTTGGGCAGGTTCGGGAACCGCGGGTCCTTGAGCTGCGGGTACATCTGCTGCACGAAGTCCTCGGCCCCGGTGATGACCTTCCAGATCTTCCGGACAATCATCTTCAGGAACTCGAGGTTCCGGTCTTCCTTCGTGATGACGCGCTCCCAGTCCCACTGGTCGACGTAGGACGAGTGGTCGTGGTCGAGGAAGTAGTCCTTGCGCACGGCGCGCATGTCGGTGTTGATACCTTCGCCGACGCCGCAGCCGTACTGCTTGAGAGCCCACCTCTTCCACTTCGTCGCCGCCTGCACAATCTGGGCGTTCATCCGCGGCGTGATGCCGAGCCCGCACGGGAAGTCGATCGGCGTGCGCGAGCCGTCGCGGTCGAGGTTGTCGTTCATGCCGCTTTCCTTCTCGACGATGAGCGGCACCTGCACCAACTGGATGTTCAGCGCCTCGGCCAAGCCGTCCTCGATGTAGCGCTTCACCGCATAGATGGCCTTCTGGGTTTCCTTGTTGCTGAGGATGGAGCGGTAGCCGACGGGCAGGATCTTGTCAACTGCCTCGTAGGTGCTTATGCCGGGGCCGGCGAGGTCCGCGGCCTTGCCGGTCTTGCCCGGCGTGGGCATGAAGCTCGATGCCTTCTTTGGGGTCTTCTTCAAGACCTTTTTCGGCGCCTTCTTCACGACCTTCTTCGCCGTCTTCTTCTTTGCCATGCTGTCATCTCCTTGGTAAATTGG belongs to candidate division WOR-3 bacterium and includes:
- a CDS encoding DUF1565 domain-containing protein — translated: MRQRILVLAALAALCAPALARVILVPDSASTIQAGIGMASSGDTVLVAPGVYAENVWWFDKSITLASRYLTSGDPSYIDSTVIDGNRASTVVSCGSGVDTTALICGFTLRNGNAGNGGGIHCSGGSPTITHNVIEDNLTSADGAGIMIVDLAAPVVEHNVIRRNQSSSWGGGIYIADGSSPRVRWNVLYENGIGKAGATGRLDLARFVAGRLVAPGQDAGPFAENGGGILVTNYQGFVTSPVIHNNTIVNNVAAGVGGGIYSNRATPDIRNNIVVANEDYGIYSAESTLVCDYNDVWSNDTNYGGAASAGTGAIADCPLFIDSLAHDFHLAVGSPCIDAGDPSLPLDPDSTRADMGAFYAPQTGLAGSLPLLARRTLAIRPNPFSGSATVVPVAPVVVYDAAGSIVERVRAGSLGAGLAAGVYFVHAEGFSRTRVLKLGRGQ
- a CDS encoding T9SS type A sorting domain-containing protein, with protein sequence MSVAKPVCVVLLALLSGTAAAWFETGQDASLMLSGVDFNNTGGPFFYNHPSGIATDGTRLLVCDRFNNRVLVWNQPPLFWNAPPDIVLGQPDFISNNPGTGKHQLNWAGNASVGENGRLAIADTDNDRILLWDSFPTASGQPADVAIDLPSIPPRGSMPYAWPWGVWTDGSRLAAVATQGSALLFWNSFPVVDNQLPDYTIVLTEFGTPRNISTDGETYFFVGDHNARVNNRPGTFFWNSYPDTLDQPYDFYRDEWVKGVKTATGGLVAGGINSIYVWNAMPTGSGQDPDIVLTPSMYKNGDGPDVLVIKGRLYVTNYNGNDLLVFDSMPAGPATLPDWALGASSIYANTLDSIGYVQNPVLASDGTRLIATSDFDRTICIWNTIPTSSGIHPDQRISLQPNNLQVWDNALYANRFAMAARRQVSVWLDAGRLDQPPSRIFNDSIGSAMFSDLQGVALDSSFLYLADKNGRLYIWVGIPASLSADPLYTIDSPGVEYGHLHSDGEYLIAVKSNPAPEVHVYRVEDIRRGELVPFKTVTSGPGLQLNLPRSAITFDGALAIANTCGSAVFLWGDVNQAGDTASVITLGQEDRTGYRPAIGIDRLFWPASLLAIGGRLWVGECKFSSRIPCFSSSAGVDCRFGSAASLGVRVAPNPAFTFVELQGHLPRSFQVDIFDAAGRRVVSARDRAGFNLSCLSGGVYTLRLTAEGRLLLLSRLVKQ
- a CDS encoding NAD(P)/FAD-dependent oxidoreductase; translation: MSERPVVIVGAGMAGLSAGCYARMNGYKATILEMHNIPGGLCTAWTRKGYKFDISMHMLTGSKSGPFYRMWQELGVMENRRFHYHDEMCTVESGDKKLSYSTDPALLEEQMVAHSPADAELSREFARLVGGPGMMGAASLDAPELIGPLTGAGMFLKILPLLGTFRRYGKQTVQEFAAKFTDPFLREAVRMFIDGPGWPMHRFPMVGLAGFLKSGVSEAGVPIGGSQQVALTIAERFKKLGGELRLKTRVTGVLVENDRVAGVKLADGSELRADETIWAGDGHTLIFDLLGGRYIDGRIRATYDRWTPVLPVVQVCLGVARDMTKEPARVCFRLDEPITVAGKEQAWLSVIHHSFDPTMAPAGKSAVEVWYASDHGWWERLAADRPRYEAEKQRIADATIAILDKRWPGFKQQVEVIDVATPHTYVRYTGNWQGSPDGWYITPENMRDNPLRKLPGLAGLWMAGQWTAPFTGTVLAALTGRQVIQLLCKQDRRKFQAQAR
- the asnA gene encoding aspartate--ammonia ligase, which produces MPTPGKTGKAADLAGPGISTYEAVDKILPVGYRSILSNKETQKAIYAVKRYIEDGLAEALNIQLVQVPLIVEKESGMNDNLDRDGSRTPIDFPCGLGITPRMNAQIVQAATKWKRWALKQYGCGVGEGINTDMRAVRKDYFLDHDHSSYVDQWDWERVITKEDRNLEFLKMIVRKIWKVITGAEDFVQQMYPQLKDPRFPNLPKDLPFIHAEEILERYPDLPRKQRETRILQDYSPAVFIIGIGWVLKDGYPHEMRAADYDDWVTPTSQWTGKDTHGLNGDILVWNHLTQRRHELSSMGIRVTKDTLKEQLKLSGQLDRLTMPYHSMIMKDQIPLSIGGGIGQGRVQMLLLRKAHFGEVTVTVWPKQLHDVCEKHNIYVLK
- a CDS encoding GNAT family N-acetyltransferase — encoded protein: MDSAVLIRRMAIGEGHACEQVMRSLPGWFGIEEAIVEYAKSAETMETYVADKFGQVVGFITLDRRTPVTAEIHCMALRPEFHAKGIGRALVELAEKLIVERGYELFEVKTLDPSRPCAEYEHTRGFYEHMGFQPLEENDLWGSGNLCLIMVKHLACHRGTAASRPVAGRGTTPTC